ATCAGTAGTGAGAgactacttttaaaatattcacgGCAATTAACACCTtcagaaatttgctttttcacattcttctgtACTTAGATATTTACCAGATTATACAGAGTAATGAAAATGGTCAGTAGGAATGTAATAAATTAAGAGTAGCGTCTGTGTTGGAGGGGAGAGGTTGTTAGGATCACTATTAGCATTATGTGTTTAGTAGCATCATCTGTTGATAAAGCACAACATGTTATAAGAATGAGACGCCGCATTGGAAGGCAGCATAAGATTCCAGTGCTGTGTGTGTAAATACATTTACCGTCCAGCATTTAGAATAAATTTTTCAGGCTTGGCATTGGATGCATGTTATTTAAGGACAATAATATTTTGTAAGGCAGTATACTTTCTcttttaacttctgaaaatcagattattaaaaacaaaaaaacaaaaccaaaacaaaacaaaacaacaacaaacaaaaaacattacaggcttttttgttgttgttttcctttgcttccccCCTCGGTTCTTTCTAAGTGGAGCTCTTATCTACCAGCAGTTCTGGTAGGCAGCTGGACTAGGGTAAAAGCCCAGAGCAGGGAACCAAAACAAATGTCAGAAATCAGGCAGAAGCAGGAGTGAGAAGTTGGCAGACTTGTCATAGCCAAGTGAACAGGTGAACTGAAATACAGTTGTTCACTGGCCTTATCTGCAAAGCTGTAGACAGATGTCGTAAGAAATGTCTATAATGACCTCTATTAAGAAACAAGCACCTCGTGTTCCTGAAATTCTTTCAGGAAAGGGTAGGCTGTTGTATCTGGTAAGGTAGAGCTTAACTAATCACACAGGACCAAGGCAAGTGATGTTTCTATTAGTGTCCATACTGTACAGTTCCTACATCCACAACATCAGCCTCTGCCAGCTAGCACTTATAAACTTAGGCatgcttttgtgcttttctttttactggaATATGTGTAACTTCAAAGTCTGTGTGTTCCACAACAACATTGCAAATACtaaagctgcatttatttatatcaaGACTTAAAGTTCTTGTTAAACTGTTTGATTTGGCTTACACTATCCAAAGGTAATAATACTCTGTTTGGGACTGAAAAAAGCTCCACCAGGCTAAAGGGTTGTATCTTACTTGCTCTTGCATGTGATACATGCAATAAATCTGATCTGCAatagtgttttttaaattgatgtaaaatatacatatgcTGCTCTTTTGCAAGCACAAAATGCACAAGGCTGACAACAagtggaataaaagaaaatgcccATGCTTCgtgttatttctatttttcatcatttttattttcaggcagttgcaTTTCCTTGGTCTCAGAAACTGCTGTCCTagtactgaaataattttgctgcAAAACTTCATGAGTAGACATAGATTTATAGGGAAAATCATAgcttttatgattttcttctaatttagTGTAAACTATTTTTATGAACTTCATATTCTTTCACAAAATCTGTGATTTGTACATAGCGTTTGTACATAGCATTTATACAAACTCTATGTACATTTGTATAATCTTATACATTTGTACAAGAGAGTTGTGATTTAGAaaattctgatggaaaaaagTCTACAAGCTAAAAATGGGTAATCTAGTGCTTAGCACTGCTACATTCTTCAAAATTGATGCCATGAAGACCAATGCAGGCCTGCCTTCAGCAGATTTAATACATTTCCACAGGTGTGATCCTAGACTCATTTACTCACTTCAGCCAACGTATTACTAATCGCACGTTTCCCTATGTTATAAACAAAGGgattgaaagaaagaaagaaacttacTCAGGTTGATCTGTCCACTAGTAGGAAGAGGTATGCAACCTTTTTTGGACAGCATAGGATGATCAAAGTTTCACTTTTCGAAAGACTATATTCAGCTGTGCTTTATCTTTCCATTCAAAGGAGCTAGTGCACATTCACGTTCGTACTTTCTGTGGTTGGAAGATGCTCTTTTGCCTGCCTCTGCACAATTAATCTTTTGGCTGattctttaaatataatgaTTTCAAAAGTTTACGTGTTGGTCCAAACCTAgttccttcttaaaaaaaaaacaacaacaaaaaaaaacacgttaTTTTTTGCAGATGTCGCATTGCAGGAGGAGGTCCAAGAAGGGATTCTGAATCCAGCCTGTGGTCAAGGATTATTCAGAAGTCAGGAGAATATTTTAAGACCAATTCACCCTCCACTGATTATAAACATCAACCACCaagaggatgaagaggaggatgaagaggatGTTGAAGACAAAGAGAACAGtaaacaagttttgtttttttgttttacaaggAAGTACAGTGGATGTTTTTCAGCTCTTAAAATATAGTTCATGAATGATTTATTCTAATAACCATTACATTTTTAGGAAAGAGTTATTGACAAgtttttgaaattgtttctgtATAATTCCCAAAGTATTCCCAGTTGGTAGTCACCAGATGCATAAGTAAGCCACCATTTTCTAACTTCTGTAAAATGTCCGGCTTTATATTTCAGTACTGGTATAATTTACATTCCCCTTTTTTATCAAATagagtttaaaatattctgatgaCCATCAAATATTATTCAAATTTCTCAGTTCAGGGATGATCTAAGCTATTGgcactttcatttaaaaagacatttttaatgtcttcctCTTCTCATCAAGATTTTTAATAGCTAATACCATATGTTGACTGAGGACTTACAGTGTGCCTTAGCTTTAGCCATCTCTGTAACAGTTACTACTGGGGAATGTTTAACAGGGGATTTACAGTAGCAGTGCAGgaaccattttgtttttgtgccaaacaaaaatgtttctgatctatacagctgcaaatattttctgttctttggcaCTGTCTAATGTTGTGGGtaaaatgctataaaaattGCAAGTTTAGGAAGCACATCTTTtaatggaaacaattttttGAAAAGAGGTTGGGGCTGTACATGCTTATCAATGAAGGTGAAGCCATAGGTTTCTGTTATTAAACCCTCTTTAGACAGTcacattttattacaaaaagtTATTCTTAAATCTAGTAAAAAGAGTCCATGCAAAactgaatacatatatatatatatatatatataaacaaaacaaacaaaaccacaaaaactgTAATTAAACATTTGGATGTATCTCACTTAGAGATTAGAGACTCATAAGGAGTGAATGAATTGTGTGTCCCCAGAGAGTGAAAGTGAGAAAACACTCTCACGTAGGCATTCTGCAAACTACTTTGGTAGTAGTTCTCAGGGAGCCCCATGCTGCTTTTCACTTTCCCACTGCCTTTCAGATTGGAAGGGCTGCTTATTGTTAGTGCTTCCTAACTCTGTTTCAGTCTGAATAAACTAAATTAACTTTcagtatcaaaaaaaaagagacagtatcaaaagtgGGTCATTGCTAGTCTTACTAACCTTAACTGAGACAGATAAGGAACACTCACTtcaccagctctgccagcagacATTACAGGATAGTAACTTTGAGCAGAGGTTTAGTGACAAGAAGTTCTTGCTGATATGTTTAATCAGATTTCCTTGTGAATGTAAATAAATGGTCATTTTGTGAGTGAGTACTGAAAATGGttttaagtcattttaaatCAACAGGCATTAGCTTTTTAATAGGTGTAGCTGAAATTCCATTGCACTTGGAAATACCTAACATTCAAGAGTCGTTGTATTGCCCAGAGGAGAGGttgcagtcagaaaaaaagtcatgaccaaaatgaaattcattatGGTATTTGATCATTAAGAAACATTGAAGGTCTTTGTATAGATATCTagtaatcttttaaaaaatatttcctacagATGATTTTAATTTGTTGGCTAAGACTGCTTCAGACCTTGAAGAGGAAAGAGCAATAAAGGAAATGTGCTATAAATCTGGTAAATACAAAATTAGCCACTCTTTCATAAACAGCAATGCTGCCAatataataaaagtattttttcccgTTTTGGGTTGTGTTTAGGAGAGTATTATAGGATTCAGTACCCTCAGGAACACCAATCAACAAAAATCGTATCTTCGTCTCTAGAAAATGAGTTATTGCCCTTGGAAGCTATCAAGCAGGATTTGCAGAAAGGCAAGTATTTTCGTCTTGCTGTACAATGATTACTGCTTTTTGTAATACTGTTCCAGGGAGAAACTATTGCATAGTTTgcacctccttccccccccttcTTAatttagtgaaaataaaatacagcacataaaaagaacataaaaatacatcattattttttccccatgtagaTGTTTAGTCACATGCATGATGACTACCAGTATTGATTGTAGGTGGAAAAGATAGAAACTGGCTAACATTAAACCTGCATGTAATTTCCAGAGATACACAACATAGgcctttcatatttttctttaagatcaAGATTTATGTAGTCTAATTTTAAACATCCCAAGCTTAGTTTATGTTTCTCATATAGGCTGTCTGTTCTAAATGGACTAAGATAGGCACTCTTAATGGGCTGTTTATTCCTGATAGGTCTGCCAAAGATTAAATGGATCACTTTCTCAGAGGtgctctgctctttctgctgaCTATATTGGATGTTGAGATGACAATTTGGCTATACACCAAACTTTTACCTAActcaattttaatgaaaaatataacaaaaaacTCTAAGTTGTTATGAAAGATAGTTACAAAATCgctacattttgttttgaatgtttcaCCTTTTCTAACATAAGTATGGTCAAAGAAATATGAAttaataaatctttatttcccttgttattcttctctttcattcttgAGCAAGTGGTGTGActgaaaaaatctgtattagTTTTGGCTTTATTGAATAAGTaataaaatgttccattttaGGAGAGAGAATTATGTTATTAATAAGACACTAGAGTATTTAGTAGGTCAGCCATTAAAAATTGCTGGGCAGAAAAATGACCtgttacttttaatttaaaatatgtttatttttacagtagtATAAATTTTAGGGATTAAATCTTGATAATACTgctttatgtaaaataaatatgagtAAGATGTGCCAATGAAAAAATTAGAGTGGAAAAATGTTCTCCATTTTAAGTTATACTGCATTTGAAGTCATGCTTTTTTGACTGATGGTTTTTGCCAGCCTAAATTGTTTGACAGAATtgggtaaaaatattttcttgttatttctacatttaaaatgtttgttattCAAATAGTTTTGATAAACTTTTTCTGGCAAGTATTTAGATATATTTAGACTGTACACAAAGAATTAAGTGAGAAATATATGAGTATTTAtaacttttaatatatatattaataattacaTACATTCAAAAGAAATCAGATAGATGCGTTTTCCCAAAGCATTTCTTCAATTGAGTTTCTGAGGTTTTATATATTATGATGACATGTATCTTAAAAATACCACATATTCATTCAGATAGGATTCATAAGTATCATTCATGAAAAGTGAGAAGCTAAAGAACTAGCAGATAATTTGTAGCTGGTTCTTTACTTTTCAGTTGTAGTCTTCTGTAACCTGAGTATTGtgtcattttcttaaaaaacttAAAAGTTGTACATCAGTGTTTGAGTTACATTACACACTACCCAAATGactaataaaagagaaagaataatataaaacaaGAGGTTAAAGGAAATTGCTTTGAGCTAATTACTAACTCACagaggtgggaggaaaaaaatgagagtttGATTTAATGTGCTTACACACAAGCAGCTAAAATATCCTTTCTGTTGCCTTTCCAGGTGATGGTAATACAAATCCTACAAACTTTaataatatgaaaagaaagggagagactTCAGGAAGGAGAGTGTCAGTAGAGGGTATTAACAGAACAGATCATAGATCCTTTGAAAATGGAGGTAATGTACTTTAACATTGTCTTCTCATTGCTGAACATTGTGTGGTAAATACATTTGCCATAAATGATATGTGTATATGAAACTTCAcgatttaaatataaaagaataagTCAGATACTGAGTTTTTATCTGTTACTCATGTTATATGCACTTCTTATCATAATGCACCGTTAATTGTAACAATTAAAAGTATCATTTATGATTCCACTTGCTTTAAGtctctagtaaaaaaaaaatcctctatgCTGATTACAACTGActttttcctgcttaattttggaaaataaatgtctctCTGAAGTTATAAAAAATGTGTAGGAATGACAAGTTAGTATGCTTTAAAAACCTGTTATGTGAGACTATCCCTAGTTAAGATGAATaggctttgtatttttcagttatcGTACGGTGAAGTACTAAGCTCCAGTCCTGCATCTTTTCTGATGGGAGCTGATTTCTCTGAACAGAGTTGAACTTAATGAAGATGTAGTGTCTTGCCACATTCAGTTCAGTATAGAATCATGTAATTAAGGTTAAAGAATGCACTATTATCCTTGAATTTGTGTTTACTTAACAgtatttactcatttttcttcttaaatactTATtagtagtaaaaataataataattactgtattattcttttttttttctcccttagtTTGTCAGTGCAAAATAATGCAGTACCATGCTAGGGATGCTTGGTCTAGCTTTGAGCAAACTGGTATGCATCTTCTAGCTCCAGAACTGTATGGAACAGTACTAATGTAtcttaaatattaattcttttaCTACAACTTTTATGTACAGTATGTGTCTCTCTTTTAGGTGTTCTTCACTGTCATTACTAAAAAGTTACCACTGAGAAGCAATCCTATAATTAAATCTCTGCTCATACCCATGttgatttaaagcttttaaatgttagatgtttatcttttttatttttcttttggtgggCCTTAATGAATCatctgtttggtttcttttttttcacattttgttttgcatttctaaattcatttcagtgaaaatgtaatTCTAAAAATAGCAAATTATGTGTGTTGTCcacatttgatttttcattgtGTTCTTTGGTGTAGATGATTTTTTGATGCTCATTTTCTGTAGGAGGTGATTGTTTTGTGGCACAGAGAAACATATTTgttgaagggaaaagaaatgaggCACTACCTTTAGAAAAAGCACCAATTGCATCAGAGTATTCAAATGTAAAAggtatttaattattatatattttctgatttttagatGAGATTTCTTTTACAGTACTAATGAAGATTTTCTCATTCTTAATGGGAAGTTTTCTGAGCCAGAACCAATCAAAGTAATTGTACTAGTTCAAAGTACTGTGTTTTTAGCCAAATTTTGAGTTTTCTGACAAGATTTTGAGACCCTGAAGTCTGCTAGAGGAAATGTAGCAGTTTTTACTTTTGTGGGatgatactttaaaaataattaaggtgAGAAAGAACATTCCTCACCCAAGGAGACCTGTGTATGAAGTGGGAGATGAGCTTTTCAGAACACTGTAGCATTTCTTGATAAGAAAATGTTGTGTGCTTTTTGAAAAAGTAAATCTGTGCTATTTTAACTCCTTAGCAACAAGCCGCTCTGAATTGGTAAAGAAGCATCATTTTAAgggagtaaagaaaaagaaatggatttctGAGGAGCCAAGAAACTTATCTAATCCAGTAACAGGCAAaggtatttttagaaaatggttggcttgttcatttttatttactaaatTATTAGATGATTTAGTACTGCCTAGTTCTGTTCCTAGTGTTAGATACAGacaatttgtattttgattGGACTATCTATAAGGAACATTTTTTTAGTCTTGTCTTCCAGGTTCCAGTCTTCTCTAATATGTCAAATTTTGAATAATGTCGTAacatttctttataaatttgttctttcacttttagaaaatcacatttcaaaCCCAAAAGTTAAACCAAGTTACCAACAAAGTGATAAAAGAAAGGATGATGAAACTGCGTCTTCTATTATTTCTGCGAGACAAGCTGGAAGAAACACTTATTTCAATTCTTCAGAACCTCGAAGATCAGCATATGTGTTCTACCGTAATGTTACAGATGTTCAAGAACCAAAGTTTAATGGATCTATGGGTGAGTTCCTGCTTACACAGAATTCTTAAAATGTTGCTAAATATCTGTTTAGGTACTTATTCCTAAATATGGGCAAGAGTAAATTTAATCCAGCATAATTTTCATAATTAGATTGCAGTAGTATCcataaacagaaatgtaactACTTTTATGCtgtataaacatttaaaattaatcagaatatttataaaaaataattcagtcacCTTCACAGAAGGGATTCATTTCCCTGCCTACCAAAGAGGGATGAATCCATTGATATGCTGATGTGCTCAAATATACTGATTCCCAGTTTTCACAGCTTCTTTTatgtgatttattctttttagatAAATAAACCTTGTAATAGTCCCCTTTAACTTCTCATACTACTCCAAGCATTGAAAGCAAAAGTAGTAGAAGTAGTTTTGTAGTagaatttcagtttcctttcaagAAATACTCATTGTTCAACTTTTTGCTACCATCAGGGGATGAAGGAATgtcctttgtgtatttttttcacaactAGTATTTCACTGTGGTTTCGCCTATGatttatgattattttcattatttacaattatttttcttcttgcataaACAAGGGCCTTAGTCAATCTTCCATTATCAATTTAAATACATTCCAAACTTCAGTGATATACACTCTTCATGATATATTATGTTCTCACATTATTTATACTGGAGAGAGGATCAAATTAATTATTCCTGCCATTCTTTCAGGATGATGTTTTCCTTCATCGTTTTGCCATCTTTGACATACTCTACTATCTTCTCGGTAGTACATAATATGTCATAATTTAACAAGAAGTTTACAGTGGGATTCTGAGTCTTATATCTTTCTTTTTGGCAATCTATTTCAGATATAACGATAATTTTACatctttcactttatttttaacttgctaATACGGCTTTACACAATATGGTATCAtagtttgtgttttatttgtctttctatTTCCAGTCTCCATGGTTAATTTGgataattgttttttttatctgtcACTTCAGCAACAAATTAAGtggtaaataatttaaataatcatAAGACAAGAAAATGATTCATCTCGCCAGTTTTATTCATCTGTCTTAAACTGAAATGAGTCCTAGTCTTGATATATCTCCCTGTCTTCATTTCCAATAAAAGAAACCTCCTTTAGACAAAGTCTTGGTTTTAGATGAATaaagttaaatgaaatgaaacttgACATCAGTGTTTCGTCTGCAggactaatatatatatatttttttcttttaatatttgttttgattaaGTCTGGACAGGTTGTATAGAAATAACAGAGAGAATGTTCTTACTGCAAAGGATACTTCTTATAAAATTCCAGGctaaaaaaagcatttcaaagaaaatatgacCAGAATTTTTGTCATAAGAAGAACCGTTACCATTTTTGATACTTTTCTTTTCAAGGGCACCTGGGCCATTTGGTCTGAAATGCTCCAAACCAAAAATTCTGCTTGACACAAATGAAAGATTTTAGACCCAAACTGAAAACTGTGATACTTAGATGTTGCATATAAACTGAAAGCTTAGAATTATTATGTAATTATTCACTGGAATTAATGGATTTAATCTGGAgttaagagaaaataagaatattgaTAATAATCATTTCAGCCAAATTTTATACAAAATGATTATTCATTAGGCAACATACCTTGATGCAAAACCAACCGTCTTGCACAAGAATGTAGTATTGCCTTGCATCTAATGCTTTCACAAGCAGAGATAAAAGAGtatgttggatttttttttgttttcttttgttttgttttaaactaaaagcaaTTGGTCCCATCAGGAAGATTTTCAACACTAGACATTCATTCTGTTTACCTCAAGGATGTCCTTGGAAGAATCACGTCACTTGGAAGATCTTGTGAGCCTCATAGAAATTCTGCAAGATTAtaagtgttttttaatgtactAGGCATAAAGTCTATATTTAATAATACCTTGCATTTTAGGGGTGATTGAAGTGATCCATCAACTGATatttcagcaaatgtttcttttaaatcacCTATCAGGCTAAGATAGTCTCTCCTGAAATTATAGCTGAAAATTAGAAacaatttatatatttcttctatAGACAAATATACTTCAGGATCTTGTAATGCACCAacttggaggaaaagaaatccacaTGCAAAGACATTCTCTAAGTTTAAAACAACCATTCAGGTACCtgttttatagaaatatttataattgaGTCTTTTTAATAAAGGTGACATGTCTCTCCTCACCAAGAAAACGTATAATTGCTCTTCAAACTAGCCCAACCAAAGACTGCAAGATTCTAAGCAATGCTGAGTAGTCTGAATGAGTAGTTAGTTTTGTTTGTAGACATACAATTTTGCCTATATAGCTAACCTATGATTTCTAATTTTCTATATCACTGATATGAATACAAAATATGTACCTGCttttaaagtgaagaaataaatgaagtgggttttgttttgtagcactggacaaagcagaagaaactctAGATATGTGCAATCTATTTGTCTCTGTTTGTTTGCTCATGAAGTATCTGTAATAGCTGAACTATGATCAGTCTAGGTCCAAATTCATAAAAGGACTCAGGCTACCAAAAGCCTCAGAATACACCCTAAGAACCATTAATACATTTTGCAGCTGTCTTGAAAGCAGAGATTAGAACCTGTATCTCCTTTCCCATGGATGAGTAGCCAAACCATTAGTCTTCAGTCTGTGTTTCATTCAAGGAAGACATTTCCTTCTTATCTCCTATCTCCTTATCTGTCCTCCACTGATATTTCACTCTGCAGTTGCATAGTTCAAAAGGTGGA
This is a stretch of genomic DNA from Cygnus atratus isolate AKBS03 ecotype Queensland, Australia chromosome 1, CAtr_DNAZoo_HiC_assembly, whole genome shotgun sequence. It encodes these proteins:
- the C1H12orf50 gene encoding uncharacterized protein C12orf50 homolog, with amino-acid sequence MCYKSGEYYRIQYPQEHQSTKIVSSSLENELLPLEAIKQDLQKGDGNTNPTNFNNMKRKGETSGRRVSVEGINRTDHRSFENGVCQCKIMQYHARDAWSSFEQTGGDCFVAQRNIFVEGKRNEALPLEKAPIASEYSNVKATSRSELVKKHHFKGVKKKKWISEEPRNLSNPVTGKENHISNPKVKPSYQQSDKRKDDETASSIISARQAGRNTYFNSSEPRRSAYVFYRNVTDVQEPKFNGSMDKYTSGSCNAPTWRKRNPHAKTFSKFKTTIQSQEEMEMNIKGERFVNRRKI